One Salmo salar chromosome ssa01, Ssal_v3.1, whole genome shotgun sequence DNA window includes the following coding sequences:
- the LOC106608247 gene encoding mitogen-activated protein kinase kinase kinase kinase 3 isoform X3, with translation MSSCVDLSRRNPQEDFELIQRIGSGTYGDVYKARNVNTGELAAIKVIKLEPVIMNSPTGEDFEVVQQEIIMMKDCKHSNIVAYFGSYLRRDKLWISMEYCGGGSLQDIYHVTGPLSESQIAYMSRETLQGLYYLHNKGKMHRDIKGANILLTDNGYVKLADFGVSAQITATLAKRKSFIGTPYWMAPEVAAVERKGGYNQLCDIWAVGITAIELAELQPPMFDLHPMRALFLMTKSNFQSPKLKDKVKWGNNFHHFVKLSLTKNPKKRPTAEKLLQHPFVSQPLSRTLAIELLDKSNNPDHTTYNDFDDDDPEPEFKYMGHFLPITPGARRAPHFAMRKKSPVSVPHRIRSTSRSTREGKTLSEINFGQVKFDPPLRKETEPHHEPPDSEPFLDCAEELYYTARSNLDLQLEYGQESPSLMGGNKSLLKSVEEELKQRGHMTHLETDDDDGGDDGDETQHKHSTIMRPKVPPPLPPKPKSICLPQESPSQGEDDGGGTIKRCPVPESPARTTSSNVPPRPPPPRLPPHRRSSLGNESTQSQAGSEPEGNDDGSFRHFWEWLHAPHTEEELEEVLDVLEEVDESNGLNSHQNGEKDSATERQSTMPPSVPIRKDKKDITKPISNGLPPTPKVHMGACFSKVFNGCPLKIHCATSWINPDTRDQYLIFGAEEGIYTLNLNELHETSMEQLFPRRCTWLYVMNNCLLSISGKASQLYSHNLAGLFEHARQMQKLPMAIPTHKLPDKMIPRKFAISNKIPDTKGCQKCCVVRNPYTGHKYLCGAFQSSVVLLEWVEPMQKFMLIKNIDFPLPCPLEVFEMLVVPDQQYPLICVAVSKGMELSQVVRFGTVNPNSTSSWFTEADTPQTCVIHVTQLERDTILVCLDRCIKIVNLQGRLKSSRKLSAELTFNFQIEAIVCLQDSVLAFWRHGMQGRSFKTNEITQEISDNTRIFSLLGSDRVVVLESRPTDNPTAASNLYILAGHENSY, from the exons GTGAGGACTTTGAGGTGGTGCAGCAGGAGATCATCATGATGAAGGACTGCAAACACTCCAACATTGTGGCCTACTTCGGCAGCTATCTCAG GAGGGATAAATTATGGATCAGCATGGAGTACTGCGGAGGAGGATCTCTGCAGGATATTTATCATG TGACTGGGCCTCTGTCTGAGTCTCAGATTGCGTATATGTCACGGGAAACCCTTCAG GGTTTGTACTATCTCCACAACAAAGGCAAAATGCACAGAGACATTAAG GGAGCAAATATTCTATTGACCGACAACGGCTATGTGAAACTAG cTGACTTTGGTGTATCAGCACAGATCACTGCCACGCTGGCTAAGAGGAAGTCCTTCATTGGAACACCATACTG GATGGCTCCAGAGGTGGCAGCCGTGGAGAGGAAGGGGGGCTACAACCAGCTGTGTGATATCTGGGCCGTGGGCATCACAGCTATCGAGCTTGCCGAGCTGCAACCTCCCATGTTCGACCTGCACCCTATGAG GGCCCTTTTCTTGATGACAAAGAGTAATTTCCAGTCACCCAAATTGAAAGACAAAGTGAAATG GGGAAATAATTTCCATCATTTTGTCAAATTGTCCCTGACGAAAAATCCCAAGAAGAGGCCAACAGCAGAGAAACTATTACAG CACCCGTTTGTGTCACAGCCTCTCAGTCGAACCCTGGCCATCGAACTGCTGGACAAATCCAACAACCCAGACCACACCACATACAACGACTTTGACGATGACGACCCAGAACCAGAG tttAAATATATGGGCCACTTCCTTCCCATCACCCCAGGTGCTCGGCGAGCACCTCACTTTGCCATGCGCAAGAAG TCTCCAGTGTCTGTTCCCCATCGGATTCGCTCCACCAGCAGGAGCACCAGGGAAGGGAAGACGCTCTCTGAGATCAACT TTGGCCAGGTGAAGTTTGACCCTCCgctgaggaaggagacagagCCCCATCATGAGCCG CCTGACTCTGAGCCGTTTTTGGACTGTGCAGAAGAGCTGTACTACACTGCGAGATCTAATCTG GACCTTCAACTGGAGTATGGACAGGAATCTCCAAGCCTAATGGGAGGAAACAA GAGTCTCCTCAAATCAGTGGAGGAGGAGCTTAAGCAGAG GGGTCACATGACACATTTAGAGaccgatgatgatgatggtggtgatgatggtgatgaaacTCAACA CAAACACAGTACCATCATGAGGCCCAAAGTCCCACCCCCACTGCCCCCCAAG CCCAAGTCCATCTGTCTGCCCCAGGAGAGCCCGTCCCAGGGAGAGGATGATGGAGGGGGGACCATCAAGCGCTGCCCCGTACCCGAGAGCCCTGCCCGAACCACCTCCTCAAACGTACCCCCACGCCCTCCACCCCCACGCCTGCCCCCCCACAGACGCAGTAGCCTAGGTAACGAGAGCACACAGAGCCAGGCTGGCTCAGAGCCCGAGGGGAATGATGATGGGAGCTTTAGGCATTTCTGGGAGTGGCTTCACGCCCCGCACACAGAAGAGGAGTTGGAAGAGGTGTTGGATGTGTTGGAGGAGGTGGATGAGA GTAATGGGTTGAACTCTCACCAGAATGGAGAGAAGGACAGCGCTACAGAGAGGCAGTCCACCATGCCCCCTAGTGTCCCCATACGGAAAGACAAGAAGGACATTACG AAGCCTATCAGTAATGGCCTCCCACCCACACCCAAGGTCCAT ATGGGGGCCTGTTTCTCCAAGGTGTTCAACGGCTGCCCGTTGAAAATCCACTGTGCCACGTCCTGGATCAACCCAGACACCAGAG ACCAATATCTGATATTTGGTGCCGAGGAGGGAATCTACACTTTAAACCTGAACGAACTACACGAGACGTCCATGGAGCAG CTCTTTCCCCGCCGGTGCACTTGGCTTTATGTTATGAACAACTGCCTGCTCTCTATATCTG GAAAAGCCTCCCAGCTCTACTCTCATAACTTAGCTGGTCTATTTGAGCATGCCCGGCAAATGCAGAAGTTACCCATGGCCATTCCCACACACAAACTCCCGGACAAAATGATTCCAAG GAAGTTTGCCATATCCAATAAGATTCCAGACACAAAAGGGTGCCAAAAGTGCTGCGTGG tgAGGAATCCCTACACGGGTCACAAGTACCTGTGTGGAGCGTTCCAGTCCAGTGTGGTTCTGCTGGAGTGGGTGGAGCCCATGCAGAAGTTTATGCTCATCAAG aACATCGACTTCCCTCTGCCCTGTCCTCTGGAGGTGTTTGAGATGCTGGTGGTGCCGGATCAGCAGTACCCGCTCATCTGTGTGGCCGTCAGCAAGGGCATGGAGCTCAGCCAAGTGGTGCGCTTCGGCACGGTCAACCCCAACTCAACCTCCTCCTGGTTCACAGAGGCCG ATACGCCCCAGACTTGTGTCATCCACGTCACCCAGTTGGAGAGGGACACCATCTTAGTTTGTCTGGACA GGTGTATAAAGATAGTGAACCTACAAGGAAGGTTGAAGTCAAGCAGGAAGTTGTCTGCTGAGCTGACGTTTAACTTCCAGATCGAGGCGATAG TGTGTCTCCAAGATAGTGTTCTGGCGTTTTGGAGGCATGGCATGCAAGGGCGGAGTTTCAAGACCAATGAG ATCACCCAGGAGATCTCTGATAACACGCGGATCTTCAGCCTGCTTGGATCTGACAG AGTGGTGGTGCTGGAAAGCAGGCCGACAGACAACCCCACAGCAGCCAGCAACCTCTACATCCTGGCTGGACACGAGAACAGCTACTGA
- the LOC106608247 gene encoding mitogen-activated protein kinase kinase kinase kinase 3 isoform X11 has protein sequence MSSCVDLSRRNPQEDFELIQRIGSGTYGDVYKARNVNTGELAAIKVIKLEPVIMNSPTGEDFEVVQQEIIMMKDCKHSNIVAYFGSYLRRDKLWISMEYCGGGSLQDIYHVTGPLSESQIAYMSRETLQGLYYLHNKGKMHRDIKGANILLTDNGYVKLADFGVSAQITATLAKRKSFIGTPYWMAPEVAAVERKGGYNQLCDIWAVGITAIELAELQPPMFDLHPMRALFLMTKSNFQSPKLKDKVKWGNNFHHFVKLSLTKNPKKRPTAEKLLQHPFVSQPLSRTLAIELLDKSNNPDHTTYNDFDDDDPEPEFKYMGHFLPITPGARRAPHFAMRKKSPVSVPHRIRSTSRSTREGKTLSEINFGQVKFDPPLRKETEPHHEPPDSEPFLDCAEELYYTARSNLDLQLEYGQESPSLMGGNKSLLKSVEEELKQRGHMTHLETDDDDGGDDGDETQHKHSTIMRPKVPPPLPPKPKSICLPQESPSQGEDDGGGTIKRCPVPESPARTTSSNVPPRPPPPRLPPHRRSSLGNGLNSHQNGEKDSATERQSTMPPSVPIRKDKKDITKPISNGLPPTPKVHMGACFSKVFNGCPLKIHCATSWINPDTRDQYLIFGAEEGIYTLNLNELHETSMEQLFPRRCTWLYVMNNCLLSISGKASQLYSHNLAGLFEHARQMQKLPMAIPTHKLPDKMIPRKFAISNKIPDTKGCQKCCVVRNPYTGHKYLCGAFQSSVVLLEWVEPMQKFMLIKNIDFPLPCPLEVFEMLVVPDQQYPLICVAVSKGMELSQVVRFGTVNPNSTSSWFTEADTPQTCVIHVTQLERDTILVCLDRCIKIVNLQGRLKSSRKLSAELTFNFQIEAIVCLQDSVLAFWRHGMQGRSFKTNEITQEISDNTRIFSLLGSDRNSQHDSSGQEGAVNLPRVVVLESRPTDNPTAASNLYILAGHENSY, from the exons GTGAGGACTTTGAGGTGGTGCAGCAGGAGATCATCATGATGAAGGACTGCAAACACTCCAACATTGTGGCCTACTTCGGCAGCTATCTCAG GAGGGATAAATTATGGATCAGCATGGAGTACTGCGGAGGAGGATCTCTGCAGGATATTTATCATG TGACTGGGCCTCTGTCTGAGTCTCAGATTGCGTATATGTCACGGGAAACCCTTCAG GGTTTGTACTATCTCCACAACAAAGGCAAAATGCACAGAGACATTAAG GGAGCAAATATTCTATTGACCGACAACGGCTATGTGAAACTAG cTGACTTTGGTGTATCAGCACAGATCACTGCCACGCTGGCTAAGAGGAAGTCCTTCATTGGAACACCATACTG GATGGCTCCAGAGGTGGCAGCCGTGGAGAGGAAGGGGGGCTACAACCAGCTGTGTGATATCTGGGCCGTGGGCATCACAGCTATCGAGCTTGCCGAGCTGCAACCTCCCATGTTCGACCTGCACCCTATGAG GGCCCTTTTCTTGATGACAAAGAGTAATTTCCAGTCACCCAAATTGAAAGACAAAGTGAAATG GGGAAATAATTTCCATCATTTTGTCAAATTGTCCCTGACGAAAAATCCCAAGAAGAGGCCAACAGCAGAGAAACTATTACAG CACCCGTTTGTGTCACAGCCTCTCAGTCGAACCCTGGCCATCGAACTGCTGGACAAATCCAACAACCCAGACCACACCACATACAACGACTTTGACGATGACGACCCAGAACCAGAG tttAAATATATGGGCCACTTCCTTCCCATCACCCCAGGTGCTCGGCGAGCACCTCACTTTGCCATGCGCAAGAAG TCTCCAGTGTCTGTTCCCCATCGGATTCGCTCCACCAGCAGGAGCACCAGGGAAGGGAAGACGCTCTCTGAGATCAACT TTGGCCAGGTGAAGTTTGACCCTCCgctgaggaaggagacagagCCCCATCATGAGCCG CCTGACTCTGAGCCGTTTTTGGACTGTGCAGAAGAGCTGTACTACACTGCGAGATCTAATCTG GACCTTCAACTGGAGTATGGACAGGAATCTCCAAGCCTAATGGGAGGAAACAA GAGTCTCCTCAAATCAGTGGAGGAGGAGCTTAAGCAGAG GGGTCACATGACACATTTAGAGaccgatgatgatgatggtggtgatgatggtgatgaaacTCAACA CAAACACAGTACCATCATGAGGCCCAAAGTCCCACCCCCACTGCCCCCCAAG CCCAAGTCCATCTGTCTGCCCCAGGAGAGCCCGTCCCAGGGAGAGGATGATGGAGGGGGGACCATCAAGCGCTGCCCCGTACCCGAGAGCCCTGCCCGAACCACCTCCTCAAACGTACCCCCACGCCCTCCACCCCCACGCCTGCCCCCCCACAGACGCAGTAGCCTAG GTAATGGGTTGAACTCTCACCAGAATGGAGAGAAGGACAGCGCTACAGAGAGGCAGTCCACCATGCCCCCTAGTGTCCCCATACGGAAAGACAAGAAGGACATTACG AAGCCTATCAGTAATGGCCTCCCACCCACACCCAAGGTCCAT ATGGGGGCCTGTTTCTCCAAGGTGTTCAACGGCTGCCCGTTGAAAATCCACTGTGCCACGTCCTGGATCAACCCAGACACCAGAG ACCAATATCTGATATTTGGTGCCGAGGAGGGAATCTACACTTTAAACCTGAACGAACTACACGAGACGTCCATGGAGCAG CTCTTTCCCCGCCGGTGCACTTGGCTTTATGTTATGAACAACTGCCTGCTCTCTATATCTG GAAAAGCCTCCCAGCTCTACTCTCATAACTTAGCTGGTCTATTTGAGCATGCCCGGCAAATGCAGAAGTTACCCATGGCCATTCCCACACACAAACTCCCGGACAAAATGATTCCAAG GAAGTTTGCCATATCCAATAAGATTCCAGACACAAAAGGGTGCCAAAAGTGCTGCGTGG tgAGGAATCCCTACACGGGTCACAAGTACCTGTGTGGAGCGTTCCAGTCCAGTGTGGTTCTGCTGGAGTGGGTGGAGCCCATGCAGAAGTTTATGCTCATCAAG aACATCGACTTCCCTCTGCCCTGTCCTCTGGAGGTGTTTGAGATGCTGGTGGTGCCGGATCAGCAGTACCCGCTCATCTGTGTGGCCGTCAGCAAGGGCATGGAGCTCAGCCAAGTGGTGCGCTTCGGCACGGTCAACCCCAACTCAACCTCCTCCTGGTTCACAGAGGCCG ATACGCCCCAGACTTGTGTCATCCACGTCACCCAGTTGGAGAGGGACACCATCTTAGTTTGTCTGGACA GGTGTATAAAGATAGTGAACCTACAAGGAAGGTTGAAGTCAAGCAGGAAGTTGTCTGCTGAGCTGACGTTTAACTTCCAGATCGAGGCGATAG TGTGTCTCCAAGATAGTGTTCTGGCGTTTTGGAGGCATGGCATGCAAGGGCGGAGTTTCAAGACCAATGAG ATCACCCAGGAGATCTCTGATAACACGCGGATCTTCAGCCTGCTTGGATCTGACAG AAACTCTCAGCACGACAGTTCAGGGCAGGAGGGAGCCGTCAATCTGCCCAG AGTGGTGGTGCTGGAAAGCAGGCCGACAGACAACCCCACAGCAGCCAGCAACCTCTACATCCTGGCTGGACACGAGAACAGCTACTGA
- the LOC106608247 gene encoding mitogen-activated protein kinase kinase kinase kinase 3 isoform X4, with translation MSSCVDLSRRNPQEDFELIQRIGSGTYGDVYKARNVNTGELAAIKVIKLEPVIMNSPTGEDFEVVQQEIIMMKDCKHSNIVAYFGSYLRRDKLWISMEYCGGGSLQDIYHVTGPLSESQIAYMSRETLQGLYYLHNKGKMHRDIKGANILLTDNGYVKLADFGVSAQITATLAKRKSFIGTPYWMAPEVAAVERKGGYNQLCDIWAVGITAIELAELQPPMFDLHPMRALFLMTKSNFQSPKLKDKVKWGNNFHHFVKLSLTKNPKKRPTAEKLLQHPFVSQPLSRTLAIELLDKSNNPDHTTYNDFDDDDPEPEFKYMGHFLPITPGARRAPHFAMRKKSPVSVPHRIRSTSRSTREGKTLSEINFGQVKFDPPLRKETEPHHEPDLQLEYGQESPSLMGGNKSLLKSVEEELKQRGHMTHLETDDDDGGDDGDETQHKHSTIMRPKVPPPLPPKPKSICLPQESPSQGEDDGGGTIKRCPVPESPARTTSSNVPPRPPPPRLPPHRRSSLGNESTQSQAGSEPEGNDDGSFRHFWEWLHAPHTEEELEEVLDVLEEVDESNGLNSHQNGEKDSATERQSTMPPSVPIRKDKKDITKPISNGLPPTPKVHMGACFSKVFNGCPLKIHCATSWINPDTRDQYLIFGAEEGIYTLNLNELHETSMEQLFPRRCTWLYVMNNCLLSISGKASQLYSHNLAGLFEHARQMQKLPMAIPTHKLPDKMIPRKFAISNKIPDTKGCQKCCVVRNPYTGHKYLCGAFQSSVVLLEWVEPMQKFMLIKNIDFPLPCPLEVFEMLVVPDQQYPLICVAVSKGMELSQVVRFGTVNPNSTSSWFTEADTPQTCVIHVTQLERDTILVCLDRCIKIVNLQGRLKSSRKLSAELTFNFQIEAIVCLQDSVLAFWRHGMQGRSFKTNEITQEISDNTRIFSLLGSDRNSQHDSSGQEGAVNLPRVVVLESRPTDNPTAASNLYILAGHENSY, from the exons GTGAGGACTTTGAGGTGGTGCAGCAGGAGATCATCATGATGAAGGACTGCAAACACTCCAACATTGTGGCCTACTTCGGCAGCTATCTCAG GAGGGATAAATTATGGATCAGCATGGAGTACTGCGGAGGAGGATCTCTGCAGGATATTTATCATG TGACTGGGCCTCTGTCTGAGTCTCAGATTGCGTATATGTCACGGGAAACCCTTCAG GGTTTGTACTATCTCCACAACAAAGGCAAAATGCACAGAGACATTAAG GGAGCAAATATTCTATTGACCGACAACGGCTATGTGAAACTAG cTGACTTTGGTGTATCAGCACAGATCACTGCCACGCTGGCTAAGAGGAAGTCCTTCATTGGAACACCATACTG GATGGCTCCAGAGGTGGCAGCCGTGGAGAGGAAGGGGGGCTACAACCAGCTGTGTGATATCTGGGCCGTGGGCATCACAGCTATCGAGCTTGCCGAGCTGCAACCTCCCATGTTCGACCTGCACCCTATGAG GGCCCTTTTCTTGATGACAAAGAGTAATTTCCAGTCACCCAAATTGAAAGACAAAGTGAAATG GGGAAATAATTTCCATCATTTTGTCAAATTGTCCCTGACGAAAAATCCCAAGAAGAGGCCAACAGCAGAGAAACTATTACAG CACCCGTTTGTGTCACAGCCTCTCAGTCGAACCCTGGCCATCGAACTGCTGGACAAATCCAACAACCCAGACCACACCACATACAACGACTTTGACGATGACGACCCAGAACCAGAG tttAAATATATGGGCCACTTCCTTCCCATCACCCCAGGTGCTCGGCGAGCACCTCACTTTGCCATGCGCAAGAAG TCTCCAGTGTCTGTTCCCCATCGGATTCGCTCCACCAGCAGGAGCACCAGGGAAGGGAAGACGCTCTCTGAGATCAACT TTGGCCAGGTGAAGTTTGACCCTCCgctgaggaaggagacagagCCCCATCATGAGCCG GACCTTCAACTGGAGTATGGACAGGAATCTCCAAGCCTAATGGGAGGAAACAA GAGTCTCCTCAAATCAGTGGAGGAGGAGCTTAAGCAGAG GGGTCACATGACACATTTAGAGaccgatgatgatgatggtggtgatgatggtgatgaaacTCAACA CAAACACAGTACCATCATGAGGCCCAAAGTCCCACCCCCACTGCCCCCCAAG CCCAAGTCCATCTGTCTGCCCCAGGAGAGCCCGTCCCAGGGAGAGGATGATGGAGGGGGGACCATCAAGCGCTGCCCCGTACCCGAGAGCCCTGCCCGAACCACCTCCTCAAACGTACCCCCACGCCCTCCACCCCCACGCCTGCCCCCCCACAGACGCAGTAGCCTAGGTAACGAGAGCACACAGAGCCAGGCTGGCTCAGAGCCCGAGGGGAATGATGATGGGAGCTTTAGGCATTTCTGGGAGTGGCTTCACGCCCCGCACACAGAAGAGGAGTTGGAAGAGGTGTTGGATGTGTTGGAGGAGGTGGATGAGA GTAATGGGTTGAACTCTCACCAGAATGGAGAGAAGGACAGCGCTACAGAGAGGCAGTCCACCATGCCCCCTAGTGTCCCCATACGGAAAGACAAGAAGGACATTACG AAGCCTATCAGTAATGGCCTCCCACCCACACCCAAGGTCCAT ATGGGGGCCTGTTTCTCCAAGGTGTTCAACGGCTGCCCGTTGAAAATCCACTGTGCCACGTCCTGGATCAACCCAGACACCAGAG ACCAATATCTGATATTTGGTGCCGAGGAGGGAATCTACACTTTAAACCTGAACGAACTACACGAGACGTCCATGGAGCAG CTCTTTCCCCGCCGGTGCACTTGGCTTTATGTTATGAACAACTGCCTGCTCTCTATATCTG GAAAAGCCTCCCAGCTCTACTCTCATAACTTAGCTGGTCTATTTGAGCATGCCCGGCAAATGCAGAAGTTACCCATGGCCATTCCCACACACAAACTCCCGGACAAAATGATTCCAAG GAAGTTTGCCATATCCAATAAGATTCCAGACACAAAAGGGTGCCAAAAGTGCTGCGTGG tgAGGAATCCCTACACGGGTCACAAGTACCTGTGTGGAGCGTTCCAGTCCAGTGTGGTTCTGCTGGAGTGGGTGGAGCCCATGCAGAAGTTTATGCTCATCAAG aACATCGACTTCCCTCTGCCCTGTCCTCTGGAGGTGTTTGAGATGCTGGTGGTGCCGGATCAGCAGTACCCGCTCATCTGTGTGGCCGTCAGCAAGGGCATGGAGCTCAGCCAAGTGGTGCGCTTCGGCACGGTCAACCCCAACTCAACCTCCTCCTGGTTCACAGAGGCCG ATACGCCCCAGACTTGTGTCATCCACGTCACCCAGTTGGAGAGGGACACCATCTTAGTTTGTCTGGACA GGTGTATAAAGATAGTGAACCTACAAGGAAGGTTGAAGTCAAGCAGGAAGTTGTCTGCTGAGCTGACGTTTAACTTCCAGATCGAGGCGATAG TGTGTCTCCAAGATAGTGTTCTGGCGTTTTGGAGGCATGGCATGCAAGGGCGGAGTTTCAAGACCAATGAG ATCACCCAGGAGATCTCTGATAACACGCGGATCTTCAGCCTGCTTGGATCTGACAG AAACTCTCAGCACGACAGTTCAGGGCAGGAGGGAGCCGTCAATCTGCCCAG AGTGGTGGTGCTGGAAAGCAGGCCGACAGACAACCCCACAGCAGCCAGCAACCTCTACATCCTGGCTGGACACGAGAACAGCTACTGA